In Camelina sativa cultivar DH55 chromosome 17, Cs, whole genome shotgun sequence, the genomic stretch CGGGCTTGGCTTGTTTAGCGACGTCCATTATCACTTTAGCTTTGTCTGCAGGGAACTCATTGTATACTATAACTTTCCCTCCGAAGAATATGGTCAGCTGAGAACTTTCTGGCTGTGATTCACTGTAAACCAAAAAACCAGATATCAGAACAAGACCATTTAAAACCGGGGTTAACCGGGTTTCCTTTTCCTAGTCTCTCCAAACAAAAATCCCAGGATTAAAAGAGAGACCTGAGGTCAGCATCTTTGACTTTGCATCCAGATGAATTAGAGGGTTTGCCTTTGAAATGCTCTGCCTTCTGCAACGCATTTTGTTTCCCTGAATTATACAATAGGATATCAACTTTGGTGAACAATTCAATAGTCCAGCTTTACTAGAATCaaccgactttttttttttgcaaaagtaAATATTTACTTGGCGATACAACATGTCGTATGGGAACCGTATGAAATTCAATCAATATCTATCCCACCTAATTTATCTATTATTAATGTACTTGTCTTAGGGCTCATTTATTTCCGATTCTAATGAACTGACTTAgaactgaagaaacaaaacaaagaatagTAAATCTGGtaaaagctataaaaaaaaaaagcagaactTAATTGTAAGTGGCAGCCATGAGAGAGGAAGAGATAAAGTACCTGGTGGTGGATCGGATTTTCCGGTAAACCCTAGACCGGAAGAAGGTTTTTGGAACAAACCAAGATCTATGTTACCGAAGCTACCCTTCTCCTTCAAGTAACGGCTGAGCAAACTACATCTCCGGGTAAAATCTGATTTCTCCGGCGCTTGTGCCTTAACATTTTCATTTCTTGACGACATGTTGTACATGAGAAGCAAATATTCTccagacttctttttttttatatgtattgtTTATCTCTTCTtatcgtttttttgtttttggttgggTGCGTAGATTGCGCGTAAAATGTAAGAGTACAAGAGGATGTGTCGAGCTATATTGCtcatatgttttatatataaaactcattCGACCAATATAGCCTCATGTGACTTTAATAGCCTCCCATaaattaatggaaaaaaaaaagaagaaggaactttctatttttaaagttttatttcgATATACTtttaccaaaatataattaaatatcaaatactACAACacaattctttaaaaaaaattatggtattGAAGCCATTGGATTATATTATGGTAATGAAGCCATTGGAATACAATTAGGGGTGTGTATTCAAATTAGGATTTTGTgggattttgtgattttgtgggatttatgatattttggattttagaagatttacacTGAGCTTTTAAGGTATTTTAGTGGATTCATtatgatttgatgagatttggtGAGACTTTAAAATGGGACTTTGGTTGATTTTAAAGAGATTCTCACACAAAATACATTGtcatcaattttttaaatagagtCATCCTCCCATACGTAATAGTCATATTTGTCTAACAAAGtcataataataaacaataataacaGAGTCATCCTCTCGTTGACAAACCcacatattttataaatcataaaccaaagtatACTAAAGTGTTTCAATTCAAATCCAGAAATGTGAGCTTCATTGCTCCAAAAATGTGAGCTTCATTGCTCCAAATTAAATAGGCTCATTCGATCCGAACAGataacacaaaaattttaaatgaaaagTACGAAACACCAAAGCCCaacaataatgtaaaatatgCTGCATCATCACGTCCATCAATACATGAGCGTGAAAATATAACTCCATACCAAGTATTCACATGAGCGAAACCGCCACCGTAATCATCAAGAACAGAAAACAAGAAAGGTACAGAGATGAAGATTGTCAGTGAGGTTGTGACACTGTCGTCTTCTTTCCACCTCTGTTCCCCTGCAAGTGAAATGGACAACTTCATCACATGACTTTGATCTAAACCTTTCTACCAACATAGTTTCAGTTTGCTTTTTTGTGTCTAGTTCGTTCATACCTTTGGCTGGGCAATATCATCCTTGATCTCTAACGTGTTTATTTCTCTTGTTAATAGCACAGGCAAAGAAGGTTAGAGTCTCCTGTTACAGGAAACAATACTTTTGTGATATCATCGTCGATCtcgttgtttgttttttttgttttaaccaaTCCTTCAAAGACACACCTTTTTAAATAGGATTTCCTTTACAAAAATGTACCCAAAGTCTCTCACAATcacaattatgttttcttaagaaaaaaagaatttggttttgaataacagtggatttgttatgatttttgcaaattttcgattgaataacagtagattgtgagtaattttgaataatttttaacaaatttcatattcaataacagtggattttagatgtgattttaaaatcactagttgaataacagtggattttaaaaaaaatcacaaatcttCCAGAATCATattttcaatacacccccttatAGTATTAACATATTTAGTAATATTCCATCACACGAAAACAATCTCGTGTGaattttttggttaatgattTATGATAAGAAAACTAATGTCAATAATTAAACACTATGCAAGTAATTTATACTTTTGCTGAGAGTTGGTATAACAAATTTTATTGCCCTGTCTTATCATAAAACATAAGTTCacctttattttcttgttttggtactgtttgatttgtttatcaTCGACGgtcagattttgaaaaaaaaatttgaacttcAAAAAAAGATTTCGTTAGAATTCCCACGCACGTTTTCCTTACGATTAAATAAAAGACAATAAATAATCCAGAACCGACGGTAACCGTTATTAAACGGCGTTACTTACTCTACTATAAAATTCCTAAAAAACCCTCAATACTCCTCGTAATTTACAAGATTTGCCCTTACACGACAACTCGTACTAATTCAATATGGTGGCATCATCGTAATAAAAAGCAATGTTCATGACCTTTTCAGACATTAGACAATTGCGAGGTACATTAGACAATTGCGACGTTACCTCGCGTTAGTTAAGAAACTTAAACGGCAATACAAATTGAATTAAGTCTGTGGACCAGATGTGTGGGATCCCACCATCCATCGAACCGAACATCCCCTACGAAGTTTCGTGTTCTCTGtctgaaaatcaaaaatatcaaaagccTTATTACCCATCCATCATCCgacataagtttttttaaacacGTGTTTTAATAGAAGAGACCGTTAAGATTGCGACACGTATCGCAATCTTACAGGCGCACTCGCAACAGTTTTGTGTGATTCGCGTTTTTCCCACTTTCcctgtaagaaaagaaaatatcaaaaagaaaaaagaaaggaaaaatcaatcttttagagAGATCACCTAATAAGTTTggtcaaaaaataataatagtaatactGATAAAATCAATTGGCCGAACTGCCCCTTTCACGGACGCAATAATCATCATTACGTTGGTTGCTTCAATACTACGACTtgttccaacaacaacaacaacaaaaaacgtGTTCGGGAAAATGATACTACTAGAAAAAGTTTAGATGTGACTaaatttattatgattattatgtGTTGTTGCTGTTGATTGGACTAAAAATGAAGTCGGATTGTGGATATATCAAACCAAGCGATCGGCTAATCGAACCGGTTTGGACCAAACCGTTTGGTGTAACTCGTTATCCATTCTCCACTACTAGTTGAGGTGCGCAGGCCAAGTGGCTGGTGtgttttgggggaaaaaaaaaacgtttggaATTAAAATTGGGTAAAGAATGTGTCCTTTTGAAAGTGACATATATTCTTTggttacaatatttttaaaaaaaaaaaaattaaagctaaACCGAAAACGTCATAGATACCAGGCTAAAATTTTGACCCGTTTCAGCCTCTCATTAAATATTCCACTTTTCTtagtatttctttttctctgatcGTAGTAATATTCCAAACTTAAGATTAGCTTATGGTTTTGTTAGAATATTTGTATCTGTGACGTTTTACTAAATTAAACTCTATCGGAGAATCTGGCATTTCCCTCTTATCTACAGTAAGTTCTCTCTGTGTAAAGACTAcaagttacaaacttacaactaaatatattttttttggtctttaacAAAAACATGTTTGCATATACACAATATGAATGTCACGgacccaaaagaagaaaaataaaatttaataaaaacgGAAATAACCGAATGGGCTTGGCGGAAACTTCACATTGATTTTGGGCCAACTAgaacaacttataaaaataaagtaagcAAAGGATTCGTATTTCAAAAAAGGCtacgaaaaaaataatcatatttcttTGAAATGTTCGATATTCGTTAACCTTTTGGTTTATATCGCTGATTAATTTCCTAATTTGTGTGTTTCGAATACATTCATCCATCGGAAAagaatatttatctttttctaatttagctatcttttgagttttcttctaatttattcttacaatatatatactaattaaagTTCCGACGTTcaataatatgttaattttggaGAAAGGTAGCAAAAGCTATATTTGTTTCTATCGTAAGACTAATACACATGAAGGAGAAAACGAGAGGGAAATTTTATTCATCTCAAGAGTTTTTGACTTGTCTtttacaagagaaaaaaaaaaagtgaacccAAAGACACAAAGAATACGAATTAATAATCTTTATAAGCTGAGGTTATCCACCTTAAAATTACacaaatcacacacacacacacacatgtatatatgtatgtaacacatttcatatatatatacatatatacgcATGTATGCAATTTAATTTCAAGAACATGTTTGGTTCTGTGGACCCAAATGCCCACAGATCTAATCATGCAAAAATAGAAGTTAAAGCATTCTAAAAGCCCAAGGCTTAATCTGCAGATGCACCCAAAAAATTCCCTCAGAAATGAAAGACtcatttcattatttcttttgaattttctcGAGAAGATGTTGTATCTgcatataatgaaaaaatatctttCATGAGTTCGCGCGCGAAAAAAGAGAAACATCGAAGCTTAACAGATTCTACTGTCATGTCTTAATTACCTGTACTTGGGAAAATATTTTGCAAGAGCTTAAAAGACGAAGGTTGGATCAGATTTCAAGAACTATGACTGTAATCAAAAGAAAGATCGAAtcagttgtttgtttttttgagtttcagtgAAATGTAATGAGGATCTGATGAAAACTCACAGTCAGAGTCTGTTTTGACCCATTTATATCCGTCGCTACTACTTCTTCTTtcgttggtttcttcttcttcttcttcttcttcttcttcttcttcactctttaGTGAGAGCTGTTTCTTGTCTCGCAAGCATTTCTTTGTTGTCGATGATGTTGGTTTCGATGAGGCTTGAACATTAATCTTCTTATGAAGCAACATCTTCAATAACtgtaatttgatttttctcattAGGCTGtgttaaaagtatatatatatattttagattcatCACTCAGTTTTTTACCTTCtccattcttgattcttgaagcGTGTCTCTCAAGCTAGGTTTTGGGGCTTGGGCTGTTGAAAACCCATCTGCGCAGAGAAAGATCTTCTTGAAAAGATACGAGGCGGAGGTCTTGCTTATGTCTCTCTTCTTATTATTCTTCTTACTCTCTATTGATATCTCTTTGCATCTACCTAGAATAACGTTAATCGTTCGCTCCATACCTTCCCCCTTCTCCTCTGACAAATCTACAACAGCGCTAAGCGCATTGCTGATTCGCCTATCGACTTCTAAACTCGATGGACAGTTCAAGAATCTATCCAAAGGAAGATTTTTCATGAGCTCTCTATTCACATCAGACttccttttctttgttcttgacaAGAGCTTCATCAACTCTTTCTGCAGCTTTCCGACCTCCTCAGGAGTGAAATCTTCAAGATCgtcagaagaagaaggctcTTCTTCTTGCTCGGCTTGTGTGGTACACTTCTTTTCCGTTTCAATCTCTTCATGAACAACGCTCTTCCCCTCGTTTTCGCTCATACTGTTGCTTGTTGTACCGAATGTACCAATAGCTAGCAGCGCGTTAGGCCAGTCGTTAAACTCCTCTCTTGGCTCTTGCTTCTCATGATCTAAAAGACAAGATTCAAGACATCAAAATAATTTCAGAGGACCAGTAAAATTGAAGAAGTAAAGACAAGAATCTTGTCAAAATAAGGTCCCAAAACGAGATCTAAGACAAGCAAGTTCTACGAGACAAGAATCTTGGGGCATTGCTTGCACATATCCCTAGTAGACAATAAATCTTGAagttaagattttatgaaaaGTAAAACTTacgagaagaagcagaggaagtgcTTGGTCTGTTATGATCCCCATTAAGTTTGGTTTGCATCCACCCGAAGAACTGAAAACAAAAGTCAGAAAAAAACACTTTAGAGATtatctgagaaagaaaaaagtcagTGAAACCTGTACTTGATAGATATGATCCAACTAAACGCAAACAATAGTAAAACTAaccttcatgttttttttttttctgttttgacaATTGTCTGTAAGAGAGAGATCAATGTATATGTGTATGAACTCGAGTTATTGATGAATCAAGATTGATTATAatagagataaaaaaagataagattttAGTCAAGTTGGAGTAaattgatgaatttgatggtGTTCAAGTTCCAAACTTTGACTACTTAAAAGAGAGAActttaagtaaaaaataaaaacttttaaactgtTTTTGTAATCTTATGTTCAGATGTTAGTTCATAGTTGCTTCTTTATACAACTCACAATCTCATATTAATGCACATATCCCAACGTCACCAACGAGTCCACCAACATTCTTCTATGGCCCGTTGATTAATATTTGTGCTGGTAATGGTATTAACATTCTTTAAAGTTTAACGCccaaaaaactttgttaataaTAAACCCCCGTGTATGGGAGAGAACGTCACGCCATTAATCTCGGTTCATACACCGTGGAGCCACCCTTAACGACATATAGACTAAATTTTGATCTGTTGTACCAGTCGCAAGTTCTAAGAACGAGAAATTGAATCCCTAGAAATGCATAACATTGAATGGTTACTATGGTGACACGGAGAGGGTTCGATCAtgaattttgttatatataattcatacgAACTTGTGATTATATAGTATCCCACATTTTTtaccatcattttttttttgtgatccgATATAAAGGTGTGTTTCTATGCACATTCCTATTTCCAGCGTTTATTAtgcaaaataataaaagaaaaaaaatcataattatcCGAAAGTtgtattaatttcaaaataacaaaaaaaaaaaaaaatttcttgtgACGAAGGAAATTCACTTCTTTACATACTTGTAACCATTGGTCCGGAAGACTTATGTATGTATTTAATTAGAGCCTTTTTAATTtgctcttttcttctttttgcacttttattgtCGATACAATACATCAAGATAATGTAATATGATCCTAAAGTTCTAAGATTTATTTATATCGTCTCATTATGTCAATTCGGTTTTAtgatcatatattatatatttgcatCCTAGTACTGTATCTACCATTTCTtaagttaatttaatttaaatcctCGAATTTCATATGCGCTGATATTGGATTTGGAAAAATGCATTTAACCTAGACGGATAAATTTTTGTGTCAATTCATTGTCGTCATAGCTCATACATATACAGATTAAACGTCAAATATAGACAATAGAGACAAGCCGGTAAAATCCAAGTTTTGGAAGATCGACTATTGAAATGTATTATTGCTCACCAATTATGTATCCACTATAGTCTTAGATAATATATACGGGGGCAAATTATTGaaattgtaaatataattatagcGCTATGTATGTTCTTttcaaagaaaaccaaaaggaaAAGAGTCAGAAAGAAAGAGCGAACCAAATAACGAAAATCCAAGAGGAGCGCTCGTGTTGATGTCCCCTTAACTCTTAACTCTTTTTAATATAAGGGAATGTGCCCTATAGTTGTTTAGGGCAAGTGtcctatatgtatatattttttcagtcTTGTGCTTAGATAAATATCCCTAAATTAAACCATACTATACTGATATCATCAGTTATATGATCCATTACTAGCTAAATTACCACTCAAAATCTGCATGGAGCtttaaaaaacttgtaaaaaatagaaattacacATTGGGTTCTTTTTTTACTCTCGAGTCCGCTCTCAGTCAAATGTTTATATCCCGAACGAATCAACTTATACATTTTCACGTGCGGAAAAAGAGTTGAGAAGTAGTAGTAAACGCTACACACTCGACAGTAGACAGATGGAAAGTGAAATTATGTAAGAGCACTGAcgcttatttttattttcttttgcagatAAAGGAAACTTGGTGAACCCCACCACACATTCCCAATCACGTAAACTCATCCAATTAAGGATTGCCACATAATAATATCAACGTAAATGGCAAATTAATAGAGTATATATACAGATGTGAAATTAATAGAGTATATATACAACGTAAATGCCACATAATGTGAACCCCACCACACATTCCCAATCACttgtagtttttattttccttttcgaTCTGTTCATGAACACATACAGTATATGGATCTTATATACtgtagtttttatttcttttagacAGACCAGTAACTTTTATATAGTTTGCATATGGTTTCAGTTTGCAATTATTTTGATAACGCAATAGCCATGATAAGAGAAATTCATCCCACCTATATATGGATCAGTCAAAAAGTCTTTCAACTTGCTTACAAGATatgtaagtaaaataaaatataaaatgatcaGCAAACtccaatatatagaaaattgcTGCATGTTACCGAATAAAGTAACATCATTAGATAGCTTCTTGGTCTCCATGAAACTTTGTCTTTTACTTCAACTTGCTCGGCTACCTTCTTCTGAATACTATCTTAAACTAGTTGGCAATTACATAAGAAGTGGAATATCATTATAAAAAAGATCGAGACTAATTAACTATAAGGTAAAACTAAACATTAATCCGAATGTTTGTAGCGACTGAACACTGACACGCACACAggattgattttaaaatgaagttaaattaagaaaaagtgGGATTTTGGGACAAGGGTTAATTAGGATTAGGGACCACTTTAAACAGTGATTAATATGTGGATCATACAGTTAAGACGTTGCCTAAACTCTTGTGAATTGTGATTAAACACAAAATCTAGGGAGTTCTTAAGTTGTCTTTGTGATTTTCAAACAGTACACGTGTTAAGCatctaaattcttttgtttACTCCATTTTagagccatatatatatatatatatatatgtatgtatgtattttcttttaattaggTTGCTGGAATGAAATATATTATGTTGTTAATGGGATGCTCAATCGTCACGCAATTCGTCAGGATTACTTATATCCTAATCAGTTAAGTACCAACAAgtaataaagaataaaataattatgattattcgaattaaataaaaatcatgttGTTAAAGCAAATTTTAACCGAATGTGTagtggaaaacaaaaataaaagggaGGCATAGTGACCGAATTTTGGAGTTGGTATTGTTACACTGTTTCAGTTCAATGCAGCATATTAGTTAAACTGGATTAGACACTAAATTTACCTCAAGTTAAATACCGAACATCGGTAATGTATTGGTCAAAATCCTACTCGTCACTATAGTCGTCAATTACAGGAAAAGTGTTTAGTTTATTACAATTAGAGAGtgagggaaagagagaaaaaatccTCGAGATCACAAAATTCACTAGAAACGATGAGagatggttgaagaagaagaaaaataatcacGTGAGGATTGTTGAGGACGAGGCccttttctgtgttttttttccaaacgtTTCCGTCACTTACTAAGATTTCCATTTCGGGAACTAAGTTTCTATTTCgggaaataattattttctctctctttctctcttttgcttccgttctaagttttttttatacccttttcttttcaaaatttgttaattatataataattctaaCAAGTTTTATCAGACTGAGTATGACCAGTGATCACAACCACTAGGCCTTCTTTGCAGATATTCCCAACTTACTTGGGCCAGGCCTGAGTTATGCATAAAGCTTTGGCTTTGGCTTTGGCTTTATGTACATTATCCTGATGTGTCAATGATTGAAATTTGGGTGATATGATAGCCTCTTTCCAAAAATGTTTTGATACAATTATGAATTATGGTGGATGGTGATTCCTTTTTCACTAGTCTTAATCATTTGGTAGAGGCAAAATTCAAAAAGTTCGATCCAAATCATAAGACTGATAAACCAACAGTTACAAGATTACAACACGAAATGGGGTCAAAGAACCTGTATTGGTGTTTCTTATAGTTCGTCATGTTGTGAAGCAATGTCACCTGGCAATTACAATGGGTTTTGGTAGGTCAGTGATCATATCAAATGTAATACTAAATCGAAAGAAGGAGACAGAGTTTTTAAGAAGCAAGATGGGTGACCTGGAACTACTACATCCTTGAAGAAAAACTTGATCTCTCGTTCAGCTGATGATGTTGAATCCGAGCCATGCACACAATTTCTTTGTGAGTCCTTACCACATAATGCTCTGATGCTGCAACAACAAGACAAAACCATATAGTAAACAGGATCAAAGAGCAACCTAACAAAGATTCATAACAAGTCAGAGAGAACGGTTTCAGATGACACAGCTTACGACTATATACATATAAGCCTCAAGATCGGGTTTGTAAATTCAAGAAATACAAGAAGAACCAAGCAAGTCTCAAAGCATCATCAACGGGGAGCCAAGTGTATTTTGGGGGAAAATAGCAAACCTGTGAGGGTGAGATATCTTAGCCTTTTGGGCATCTGTTGGCCCGATTAAATCACGCCAATGAGAAACAGCGTTTGGCTTCTCTAATACCATCACCAACACCGGACCACTTGGTTTCAAAGAAACAGTTCACACACACATTAGCAAACGCAGACAGagcatgtatgtatgtatgtaacaagaacttaaaaaagaagaagttacaaACCTTGTCATGTATGTAACAAGATCATGAAAAAAGCTCTTTGATGAGTGCTCGTGGTAAAACGCAGAAGCAGTGTCCTTGTCCAGCTGAGTAAGCGTCTCCTTGACGATATTGAAACTAGCCTCCAGTATAATCCTTTTGATATCGTCGCTGTAgttaccagagactccatctggCTTAATCATAGCCAATGTTCTCTCCTCACTACCTAAACACCTAAACAGAGGGGTTTTTAGCACAtcaaataatgaaaaacaacTGGATTGAACTTATTAACATCTACGAGACTCATCCGGGAATCACTAATCATTTAGATtcggaaagagagagagagagagagggaggtgTTATCAATTGGATTGAGACCCAAATCGCAGATCCATTTCAATTGAGTTTCGACTGTTCATTCATACGAAGGAAACCCTAAGATTTGTATCGCTTACCTAACTGGCGACAAGGAGACAGAGAGTAGAAGCAGGAGGAGGAAGACTAGTTGATGTCGGAATCCTGACATAAAATTGATCGGCGAACAAAACTTTCAGTGAGAATCAGGCGGAAGAATCAGGGAAGTTGTAACTTTGAGATTAAAGCCAAATTGTGTTCGTCGAGTTCGCTCCTCCGGCGCGTTTAATATCGAGTTTGCTACTCACGATTATTCACGATTATTCCCTAACCCCCCCCCCCGCCCCCcacggttttttttttgttttataaaaataaaaccataaaaaatttatatgtaattcggtttggttacggttcggttttttcgatttatggttttttcggtttcatcaaaaatgaaaccatataaaaatccggtttcatcaaaaatgaaaccatataaaaatcatatgtatCACAGTTTCATTCGGTTTCGAGTTGGTTCCGGTTTTTAACGGTTATTCCAtgctttttaaaataaatagttgatacataactaaaaataagcataaaagtaaaacctaaatataattcaaaaaaagagaatccagatttagtttttgtaaaCCCTTGGTAGTTTGAGTTGCAGACATGCAGGAGAGGAGACACATCGTAGGAGGAACAAAGACAATGACAATAagtaattatgaatatatagGTTAGAAAATAGAGACTTAGGGTTTTTCGATAGTTAATAGGAGATCAATAATTATaagttcaataaaaaaaaattattgatattgttataaaatataaatttataagcttgagaaactaaatatatctaattatcctaaatttttataaaaaaaccaaaaaaaccattcgattttacagtttttaaccaGATCAAACTTAAACCATTTGGTTAATAAATATGACAATCAAATGGATTTTCAGACTAAACcataaccaaatcaaaccatttatttcagtttagttcggttcggttatttggATTACGGTTTTTTTTCCACCCCTAATAAATCATTGAAAACACTACAATGGATCTCATGATTCTCATTTTCTTTAAGTAAttgattaaatgtttttttttcttctcgatCTTATATTATCTTACTTTTATGCATCCCTATATATTgcccagcttcttcttcttatttgaaAATTCCCtcctttttaaaagaaaataacttattatttttgacTTCAGATCcaattctaaataataaaaaatgttgcCCAACTCTAAGGATTTATTACCTAATCAAATAACATTAATTCCAGTTATTCTTTAGTGCAAAACTATTGAATTTAGAAAGATTCCATCATAACATGAAATTAGTGCAAGCATATTCACCAAgaatcctctatatattaatagagaagtattttgttgaaaatgttgatgtgtcgTCACCAGAGCGATTTGAagatttaattgcaattaagcatctcaagataaacatatttacaaaataagtcttttgatttattaaatgtaccattaaaatatataatgaaatatttatttcattattatttacataaatgtgtcattagaatatataaggtaatgtttctttctattagtttttaaaaatgaaagtcTTCAtcaactatttaaaaaaaaaaatatagttaacaatttaattatcattttcataacatatttaattatttaaagtaaattacatttcataaaatattaaaaaacttattcatctatttaactttttgaaatacaaaagtTATTTTccgatttaaaaaaatttgatgactattcaagtactccctctgtttcacaataagtgtcattttgacacattttacacaaattaagaaaatattaaaatatacatatatgctattatttaataaatgtttaataggTTAATTTAATCATAGATTAATggtaaaattagaaaatctaatgaaaaatatgcattaaaaataaaaaatagtgcattgaaaatgtaaaatgacactatttgtgaaacagaaataaaattctaacactctttatgaaataaagagaatatatattaaaaattgattatcacaataatcttaaaaataaataacattatcacaataattaacaTTCTTTTccatatttcacgggtgaaacatatttttacacaaaataattaaatgtaaatttgaataaaataaataaatatatgtgtaaaattattattatgacacTAGATTCCAAATACTAATTTtacttgtaataattttatttgagtcgatttatcccgcatatagtgcgggttgttacctagtaatCGTTATTTTGTAT encodes the following:
- the LOC104756070 gene encoding glutamic acid-rich protein-like; this translates as MKFFGWMQTKLNGDHNRPSTSSASSHHEKQEPREEFNDWPNALLAIGTFGTTSNSMSENEGKSVVHEEIETEKKCTTQAEQEEEPSSSDDLEDFTPEEVGKLQKELMKLLSRTKKRKSDVNRELMKNLPLDRFLNCPSSLEVDRRISNALSAVVDLSEEKGEGMERTINVILGRCKEISIESKKNNKKRDISKTSASYLFKKIFLCADGFSTAQAPKPSLRDTLQESRMEKLLKMLLHKKINVQASSKPTSSTTKKCLRDKKQLSLKSEEEEEEEEEEEETNERRSSSDGYKWVKTDSDFIVLEI
- the LOC104756071 gene encoding probable nucleoside diphosphate kinase 5 isoform X1; amino-acid sequence: MSGFRHQLVFLLLLLLSVSLSPVRCLGSEERTLAMIKPDGVSGNYSDDIKRIILEASFNIVKETLTQLDKDTASAFYHEHSSKSFFHDLVTYMTSGPVLVMVLEKPNAVSHWRDLIGPTDAQKAKISHPHSIRALCGKDSQRNCVHGSDSTSSAEREIKFFFKDVVVPGDIASQHDEL
- the LOC104756071 gene encoding probable nucleoside diphosphate kinase 5 isoform X2, which encodes MIKPDGVSGNYSDDIKRIILEASFNIVKETLTQLDKDTASAFYHEHSSKSFFHDLVTYMTSGPVLVMVLEKPNAVSHWRDLIGPTDAQKAKISHPHSIRALCGKDSQRNCVHGSDSTSSAEREIKFFFKDVVVPGDIASQHDEL